A window from Esox lucius isolate fEsoLuc1 chromosome 16, fEsoLuc1.pri, whole genome shotgun sequence encodes these proteins:
- the LOC105016511 gene encoding interferon-inducible GTPase 5 isoform X4 has translation MSRLLTISESEVLEMTSVLQSRLVTEVVSQVQGMLNQLDSATLNIAVTGESGSGKSSFVNAFRGIDADTPQAAPTGVTETTLEAAAYSHPRIPTITLWDLPGIGTPAFQPETYLEQVGLLQYDFFIILAAGRFKEYHVQLAKAISQTGKRFYFIWNKVDSDLDATLRRRRGKGLTENEVLIQIREECEGNLSRAGLEGAKVFLLSCFQMQSFDFPHLQSTIARELEGHKRHVFLLSLPNVSSAVVEEKKTALRGAVWRRAMEACLTAITTRDGSRGVVPLLIDVLRSYQRSFGLDTESLKQLATLTGNSYQVLHESVTSSTGKELSEQKVQHLLSQMATTQQTFASYLEQRVPVLGTVASGGVVFASCYYLLTSALNDLSQDAERVMHVALGIPISE, from the exons ATGTCCAGACTGTTGACCATCAGCGAGTCGGAGGTGCTGGAGATGACCAGTGTCCTGCAGTCCCGCTTGGTGACTGAGGTTGTGTCTCAGGTCCAAGGCATGCTGAACCAGCTGGACTCTGCCACTCTGAACATTGCGGTCACCGGCGAATCCGGGTCAGGAAAGTCCTCGTTCGTGAACGCGTTCCGCGGCATCGACGCCGACACTCCACAGGCAGCGCCGACCGGCGTAACGGAGACCACCCTGGAGGCCGCGGCCTACAGCCACCCCAGAATCCCCACGATCACTTTGTGGGACCTGCCTGGGATCGGCACACCTGCCTTCCAGCCGGAGACATACCTGGAGCAGGTCGGTTTGCTGCAGTATGACTTCTTCATCATCTTAGCGGCGGGGCGATTCAAGGAGTACCACGTCCAGCTGGCCAAAGCCATTAGTCAGACCGGCAAGAGGTTCTATTTCATATGGAACAAAGTGGACAGCGACCTGGACGCCACGTTAAGACGCAGGAGAGGCAAGGGACTCACCGAGAACGAAGTCCTGATTCAGATCAGGGAGGAATGTGAGGGGAATCTGAGCAGGGCCGGGCTGGAGGGGGCCAAAGTCTTCTTGCTGTCCTGCTTCCAGATGCAGAGCTTTGACTTCCCCCACTTGCAGTCCACCATAGCCAGGGAGCTGGAGGGCCACAAGCGGCACGTATTCCTGCTGTCCCTGCCCAACGTTTCTTCTGCCGTGGTGGAGGAGAAGAAGACCGCCCTCAGGGGCGCTGTGTGGAGGAGGGCTATGGAGGCTTGCCTGACCGCCATTACAACCAGAGACGGCAGCCGCGGCGTTGTGCCGTTGTTGATCGACGTTCTGAGGTCTTACCAACGGAGCTTTGGCCTGGATACTGAGTCCTTAAAGCAGTTGGCTACACTGACAGGAAACTCTTATCAG GTGCTCCACGAGAGTGTCACCTCCTCCACAGGAAAAGAGCTCTCCGAGCAGAAGGTGCAACACTTGCTGAGTCAGATGGCAACCACACAGCAGACCTTTGCCTCTTACCTTGAGCAACGCGTGCCAGTGCTCGGCACGGTGGCTTCGGGTGGTGTTGTTTTCGCCTCCTGCTATTATCTTCTGACCTCTGCCCTTAACGACCTGAGCCAGGACGCAGAGAGAGTAATGCACGTAGCCCTTGGGATCCCTATCAGCGAGTAG
- the LOC105016511 gene encoding interferon-inducible GTPase 5 isoform X1, translated as MVDNTDPFWPQPDSELDIITEDEITTVRREVEEALENESLTSAAGKIQDYLEDIQNVELNIAITGESGSGKSTFINAFRGLDDEAKDSAATGVVETTMEMKDYPHPKHPNVKLWDLPGVGTPNFKPEDYLQKVEFDRYDFFIIISSERFRANDVLLAKEIQKIKKKFYFVRSKIDATMDAEKRRKKNFNQDETLERIRQNCIKGLEDQDLGCPKVFLISSFELHLYDFPDLEETMEKELPAHKRQTLLMSIPNLTLEINQRKKEALLSRVWRSALKSGLAATVPIPGLSFAADVKILTDEIYKYYHAFGLDDESLQNLAERMDVTEKELKSVIKSPLLSEVKHDLIVKMLTKAAGGGLMIAEYWASTIPVIGSMAAGALSFGTTHYMLKSCLNELSEDAKNVLMKALKADNE; from the exons ATGGTGGATAACACAGATCCCTTTTGGCCACAACCAGACTCAGAACTGGACATTATTACAGAGGATGAAATTACAACAGTAAGAAGAGAGGTTGAAGAAGCGCTGGAGAACGAGAGCTTGACCTCAGCAGCAGGCAAGATCCAAGACTACTTGGAGGATATTCAAAATGTGGAGCTGAACATTGCCATAACAGGGGAGTCAGGCTCAGGTAAATCCACCTTTATCAATGCTTTCCGGGGTCTAGATGATGAAGCCAAAGATTCTGCTGCAACTGGTGTGGTAGAAACCACTATGGAGATGAAGGATTACCCCCACCCAAAGCACCCCAATGTCAAGCTGTGGGATCTCCCTGGTGTTGGTACCCCTAACTTCAAACCTGAAGATTACCTACAGAAAGTTGAATTTGATCGATATGATTTCTTCATCATAATCTCATCAGAGCGTTTCAGAGCCAATGATGTTCTGCTGGCCaaggaaatccagaaaattaagAAGAAGTTCTACTTTGTGCGCTCCAAGATAGATGCAACTATGGATGCAGAGAAAAGAAGGAAGAAGAATTTCAACCAGGATGAGACTCTAGAAAGAATCAGACAAAACTGCATCAAAG GGCTTGAGGACCAGGATCTAGGCTGTCCTAAGGTCTTCCTGATTTCCAGTTTTGAGCTACATCTCTACGATTTCCCAGACCTGGAGGAAACAATGGAGAAAGAGCTTCCTGCTCACAAGAGGCAAACATTACTTATGTCCATCCCTAATTTAACCCTGGAAATCAACCAAAGGAAGAAAGAGGCTTTGCTTTCCCGTGTGTGGAGGTCTGCTCTAAAATCTGGTCTTGCAGCCACTGTACCTATTCCAGGGCTTTCCTTTGCTGCAGATGTAAAGATCTTGACAGACGAGATCTATAAGTATTATCATGCTTTTGGTCTTGATGATGAGTCTTTGCAGAACCTTGCTGAGAGAATGGATGTGACGGAGAAGGAGCTGAAATCCGTTATCAAGTCTCCTCTGCTCAGCGAAGTAAAGCATGACCTAATTGTAAAGATGTTGACGAAGGCTGCAGGGGGAGGGTTGATGATTGCAGAGTACTGGGCAAGTACTATTCCTGTCATTGGCTCCATGGCGGCCGGGGCGTTGTCATTCGGTACCACCCACTACATGCTGAAGAGCTGTCTGAATGAGCTGTCGGAAGATGCAAAAAATGTACTTATGAAGGCTCTGAAGGCTGACAATGAGTGA